The genome window ACTGGCCGAGGTGCGACGCGAAATCGAGGAGGCTGCCCTGGCCGAGCTGGAACTGAAGGGAGTAGCCGTCACTGAGCAGCCCGCACTTCAGTTGACCACACAGCCGACGGCGGCCAAGAAGATTGACAATCTGGATGACGATATGCTGGTTGATCCACACGATGATTTTGTCAATCAGAACTTTGCCTTGGACAGTGCTGGCAGCGAGAACAACAAGAAGTCGCGCATTGAGATCAAGAAGGGACCCAACGGTCAGGACtatgagtacgagtatgtCTACTACTACGAGGAGGACGAAGATGCCGACAGCAAGGCGAAGCCAGCGATTACTGCACCCGCAGCGGTTGAGGCACCCGTCGATCTGACACCCGACACTCGCGGCAAGACCAGATACTCGAACATCGATCGCAGCACTCCGGCAACGCCCAGTGAGAACAGTCTGCACAGTGGCAAGGCCAAGGGACGTGCCTCGAGTGCCGTCAGCGACAACTCCGAGGATATTGAGGCCGAGCGTCTGCCCCTCAACACACGCTTCCCCAGTCGTGGCAAGAACATCGATGTGCAGCCGACTCCAGCGCTGGACTCGCTGGAAACGGCCGCCGAGCGCAAGAAGATCAGTGTGAAGCGTCCCAGCCTGGAGCTGGTCGACAGCGAGACCTTCAACACGGACGAGAAACAGCTGAAGGGCTCACGCAACGGCGACAAGGAGCTGAAGCCCGTCATTGCCGTCGAACAGGAACAGGCAGCGGCCGCAGCTGCGGCAGCCAAGgagcgggaacgggaacgggagcGGGAGGAGCAGCGCGAGATCACCGCCAAGCTGGACGATGAGGCCGAGCAGACAACGCCATCGATGGAGAAGGCCGCGCTCGATCTGTATGCCATACTGACCAATGAGAATCTCAACATGGAGGAGACCACCGCAGCGGATGGCACGGATGACACCACTCTCAGTCCCAACACCGCCAGCACTGATGCCGATGACGGCAGTCTGACCACAGTGCAGGAGGAGCTGTCATCCACAACGACCAGCACGACAACCACCActagcaccaccaccaccaccacaaccacTGAGGCACCCACTACGACTACAACCACCACGACAGCGGCACCTTCCCTCTTCGGCGGCAGACGGTCGGCTCTCAACGGGCTCGCCGGTCGCAATCGCTTCAAGCTGCGCGAAGGCGGctccaccagcaccaccagcaccaccgaAGCCACACCCACGGAGCCCACCAAGACAGGCAGAAGTAAGTGAAAGAATTTTTTGCTTTCCTACGTGCTTTTAAACTGTTTCTTTGCTTCTCAGATCGCTTCTCGCGTCCTTCGATTGGCGGACGTTCGCGTCCGGGTGCACGCACCACCGCCAGCCCTGAAGCCGCTGCCGAGCCCGCTGTGGAAGAGGAGATTGCGCCCGCCAAGGAAGTAAAACCCGTTAGCTCTGGCTTTGCACGTGGCAGACGTAAGTTTGGAGGCAGTTAAGACTATTAAGAGGAGTTTAGGCTTATGTGGTGTCACTACTTTTAACAGCACGCAACCGTTTCAATCTGCGCGGtgccagcaccaccaccacggAGAAACCCGCCGGCGCTGAAGAGGAAAGCGCCGATGCAGCCAGCTCAGCAGATGCTGTGCCCAGCACAACAGCTCGCAGCACATTGCGCAATCGTCCCGGCTTGAGTCTGCGTGCACGCAGTCGCACCACCACCACGAAGGCGCCCGCTGCTGAGGGTGGCGCTGCTGAGGAGAGCAGCTCGGCGGATGAGGCAGCCAAGGCGGCCgctccagcagcagctgctgccgctgagCCAGTCCAGCGTCCATCACGCTTCAACCTGCATCGCGCGGGCGGCAATCGATTGCTGCCACGCGGCAAGCTGGGACGCGCTGGCGCCACCACGGAGGCACCTAAGGAGGGGGCCGAGGACTCGGCGGCGGACAGCAGCCATCACAATGATGTGAAGGGCAACGAGGCGGAGGCCGGCGAGACCGGTGAGAAGACTGAGGAGGGCGATGCCGCTGCCGGCAACGCTGCCAACCATGCCGCACCCGTGTCCGGTCTCAATCGCCTCAAGCACCGACCGCGCCTCAATGCGCTGCACAAGACTGACGCGGCCAAGCCAAAGGCAGCCGCAGCCACCACCGCAGGAGCAGCTGCTTCAACAGCATCCGCAccagctccagcttcagctgcCTCGCCAGCTGCCTCGTCGCCGGGCGTGGCGCCACGCAAAATCAATCCGCTGCTAGCCAAGCGACGTCTGCCTTTCGGCGGCGCTGCGACGGCTACCTCGACTACAGGTGGGTTTCGTTTTAGATCTCTCGAACCAAGCGCCTTACAGCTTAACCTCCAATTGAGCCTTTCGACCTAACGCACCAAGCTTAATCTCCCGAAATCAGCTCCAGGTTATACCACGGCCTAACTCAACCTTCCGATCTTAGTTTCTTTCGCAACTTAGCCCCCAATTCAAACCCCTCGAAGCCCCTCGGCTACCTCGACCACAGGTGGGTTTCGATTTAGATCTCTCGAACCAAGCGCCTTAGAGCTTAACCTCCAATTGAGCTTCACGACCTAACGCACCAGTCTTAATGCCCCGAAATCCGCTCCAGCTTATACCACGGCCTAACTCAACCTTCCGATCTTCGTTTCTCTCGCAACTTAGCCCCCAATCCTAGCCCCTTGACAGAAACCCCTCGAAACCTCCGATTGAGCTTCTCGACCTAACACAACAAGCTTAATCTCCCGAAATCCGCTCCAGTTTATACCACGGCCTAAGACATTTCAAACTCAACCTTCCGATCTTCGTTTCTCCCGCAACTTAGCCCCCAAACTAAGCCCTTCGACGGAAACCCCTCAAGCTGAATTCCCCGAAGGCCAGAAACCTTTTGCAAAGCCCCTTAAAGCAAAGAACGCTAAGTAAAAGCCTCGAGCTACACCATCATAAGCTCCTTATCCTTGAGCAGAGATCGATAAAAGCCCTTCGATATAAACTCCTCCAGTTTAACTTTTTaagaactatttaaaattcctGAACTCAGGCAATTAAAGCCTGAACTGGAGCTAAGCCTTCCTGAGCTTAACATCTCCGAGCAAAGTCTCTCGGACCCCTTCGAACTATACCTTTCTTTAAACACACTGTAATAAGGCCCTCAGAGCCAAACCTCAAGCTAAAGACAATGGGTTAAGCCTTCCTGAAACCCACGACGCTAAGCCCCTCGAGTTATGCTCTCCAAATTTATCCTGAAGACTAAATCAATAGGAGCTAAGCCTTCCCAGCAAATAGATTTCTAATTTAGGCTCTCCAAGCAAAGCTCTTAACTAAAAGCCACAAGTTAGGACCCTTAAACCTTCCTGAAAGCCTCTCCAAGTTTATCCTGAAGACTAAATCAATAGGAGCTAAACCTTCCAAGCAAATGGATTTCTAATTTAGGCTTTCTAAACAAAACTCTTAACTAAAAATCAGAAGTGAGGGCTCCCAGAACTAAGCTTTCCAAACGCAACCCTTAGAACTTACCCCTATCTTAACCCTTCGGTCTTAACCCATTTTCACCCATGCTTATCTACTCTTTAACTTTACAGAAGCGCCCGCTGAGGAGGAGCAGCGTTCAGATGGATCTGGCGAGCAGGCTGGAGCAAAGGAAgaagctgccgctgccacaaACTCCGAGGAGTCCGGCGACAGTGCGGTCAAGGAGCAGGAGACAACTGAGGCCGCTGAGGCCACCACCAAGCAGCAGGCGCGCGGTTTGGGTCTGCTCGGACAGCGTCGTCGTCTGACGATGCGCAAGCCCGGCACCATTCTGTAAGGCAGCTAAGCGGTTAACCGTTTACCCGTTCACCCGTTCAGCCGTTCAGCCGTCAACTACCCCCTTAATTTCAACGGATGATGCGGAATTGAAGCTGTAGCGGAAGTGCAGTTGTACCTCCTTATTCCTTTTGAAGCCCTCAAACCAATCCTTGCCCACAGCCAACTGCAGTTGCTTTCTACAAACTACTTTTTCCTTGCCTTTTCTTTATCTCCCTGTGCTGATATACTCCTAATTTGAGTGGTTCTATTCGGTCCACTCGGCCAGCGATAAATACCTTTTACAATCTTCTGTAATATGTTTccgttttttaaaaaactctaTTGTCTGTTTTCGTTCTTAAAACGCGATTAGCTTTTTACacaatacaataattaaaatattgaaatatattatttaagtcCCCTTTGCGAAAAAAAGTcaccaaacaaaaacaagaaaaacttaaaagaaaaagaggaaaaacataagaaaaactaaaaagaaaagcaaaaacgCAGCCACTTGTAGACCGttaagatataaaaataaaaaaaataaaaggattcCACATATTTTGGGCTAACCAGAGATGATAATAATATAGCTCGAAATCTTGCAACGctcaataaattgttaaaagtaTGTGAATAGCAAGACATATATTATAatccctctctctttccatctttttttttttgctacaaTGTAAACAAACGACTTTTAATTAtacgtttttaaataaacacaaaaataagtaaagaaaatttatttgcagtgAATCGTTTTATTTACTTTCCAAGTCAAGAGAAttcgaaaaaattaatttttttaattccagaattaaaatagaggccaaacaatgatgaaattgacattccgctaagagatcggttaagatttgacaaagttatgactgtgcGAAATTTTGCGATAAAGACATGGGAAAacaaatggacagtgatggagaAAAAATGAGTTTTCCAATACTATATACTTTAACAGTGTCTTGATTGAACTCTAACAACTGAAGAACTCTTTCAGCAATTGTCTGTCTGAGTTGGCAGCTCATTTGTCAAGTTGCCGACAGGTTGGCAGCCCCATTTGGCAAAATGTGTCCCAGTTGACATGGAAATCAACACGTGCCCCGCATTCATTGGCCCTTTGGGTGCGAGTAACGTAAATGGCCAAGAGTTGACGACTGACTACAACTAGCGCAAAGGCAAAGCCAAAATCACCGGCTATTTGCAAATCATAAACAAGAAAATTCCCcaaacaacaatcaaaaattTCCCTCTAT of Drosophila innubila isolate TH190305 chromosome X, UK_Dinn_1.0, whole genome shotgun sequence contains these proteins:
- the LOC117793518 gene encoding mucin-19, yielding MLLKICLLGCLAVMVAGEELSVESEKQLADPQVKSGFETAHKVPEASLLSDEGFHTAHKISIRSTDSADYSMNLLATKERPELNPVLSALINEDVMKSIEAKRAIEEKELAEVRREIEEAALAELELKGVAVTEQPALQLTTQPTAAKKIDNLDDDMLVDPHDDFVNQNFALDSAGSENNKKSRIEIKKGPNGQDYEYEYVYYYEEDEDADSKAKPAITAPAAVEAPVDLTPDTRGKTRYSNIDRSTPATPSENSLHSGKAKGRASSAVSDNSEDIEAERLPLNTRFPSRGKNIDVQPTPALDSLETAAERKKISVKRPSLELVDSETFNTDEKQLKGSRNGDKELKPVIAVEQEQAAAAAAAAKEREREREREEQREITAKLDDEAEQTTPSMEKAALDLYAILTNENLNMEETTAADGTDDTTLSPNTASTDADDGSLTTVQEELSSTTTSTTTTTSTTTTTTTTEAPTTTTTTTTAAPSLFGGRRSALNGLAGRNRFKLREGGSTSTTSTTEATPTEPTKTGRNRFSRPSIGGRSRPGARTTASPEAAAEPAVEEEIAPAKEVKPVSSGFARGRPRNRFNLRGASTTTTEKPAGAEEESADAASSADAVPSTTARSTLRNRPGLSLRARSRTTTTKAPAAEGGAAEESSSADEAAKAAAPAAAAAAEPVQRPSRFNLHRAGGNRLLPRGKLGRAGATTEAPKEGAEDSAADSSHHNDVKGNEAEAGETGEKTEEGDAAAGNAANHAAPVSGLNRLKHRPRLNALHKTDAAKPKAAAATTAGAAASTASAPAPASAASPAASSPGVAPRKINPLLAKRRLPFGGAATATSTTEAPAEEEQRSDGSGEQAGAKEEAAAATNSEESGDSAVKEQETTEAAEATTKQQARGLGLLGQRRRLTMRKPGTIL